The following are from one region of the Thermocladium sp. ECH_B genome:
- a CDS encoding proteasome subunit beta codes for MLKPNTKNLETGTTTVGIVARDAVVLATDRRVTAGYYIAHRKGRKIWKIDDHVAATMSGGVADVQKILEALTLQAMDYKIRTGLPIPIRTLANYASVVMFSSRPYIFIAHMILGGVTNAEGPVLYTIDWYGSVTEEHRFASTGSGSPTAFGVLEDGYRDGIDVDDAIKLGIRAVKAAMMHDPASGEGVDVITITPRDGYKEIDNSRYQ; via the coding sequence ATGCTTAAGCCAAACACAAAGAATCTAGAGACCGGCACAACCACTGTGGGGATAGTTGCTAGGGATGCAGTGGTTCTAGCGACTGATAGGAGAGTCACGGCTGGGTACTACATAGCTCACAGGAAGGGTAGAAAGATTTGGAAAATAGATGATCATGTGGCGGCCACCATGAGCGGCGGCGTCGCCGATGTCCAAAAGATACTGGAGGCGCTCACCCTTCAAGCAATGGATTACAAGATACGCACCGGCCTCCCGATCCCAATAAGGACGCTGGCGAATTACGCATCAGTGGTTATGTTCTCCAGCAGGCCCTACATATTCATAGCCCACATGATACTTGGCGGAGTAACCAATGCGGAGGGACCAGTTCTCTACACAATTGATTGGTATGGCTCCGTCACGGAGGAGCATAGATTCGCCTCGACGGGCAGCGGCTCCCCGACAGCGTTCGGCGTGTTGGAGGATGGGTATAGGGATGGAATTGATGTTGATGATGCGATCAAGCTGGGAATAAGGGCTGTAAAGGCAGCCATGATGCATGATCCAGCCAGCGGCGAGGGCGTCGACGTGATAACCATAACTCCCCGAGATGGTTATAAGGAAATAGATAACTCACGGTACCAGTGA
- a CDS encoding damage-inducible protein CinA: MRAWILSIGNELLIGKTINTNAAWLARKLTVLGYEVRREISIPDEDAEEIEVFRDALSRGIELIVSTGGLGPTFDDKTSESLAKALNREYVVNDEALNLVKAKFLEKGLELTPPRLKQAMMPRGAEAIPNPVGTAPGIWVREWQSIIVALPGVPAEMQGMFEEHVEPRLMSIGPRPRFVEASFTVKGVPEAEAAPIIEKAMRMGNRVYIKSHPKGHEIGSPFLEIHVYASSSNEEEARMEVERTVNYLRKELRRRGGDVE; the protein is encoded by the coding sequence ATGAGGGCATGGATATTATCCATTGGGAATGAGTTATTGATAGGCAAGACAATTAATACTAACGCCGCTTGGTTGGCGAGGAAATTAACTGTGCTTGGGTATGAAGTGAGGAGGGAAATCTCGATACCGGATGAGGATGCGGAGGAGATTGAGGTATTCAGGGATGCCTTAAGCCGCGGAATAGAGCTCATAGTGTCGACGGGGGGTCTTGGACCCACGTTTGATGATAAGACAAGCGAATCCCTCGCCAAGGCGCTGAATAGGGAGTACGTTGTCAATGATGAGGCGCTGAATCTGGTTAAGGCTAAGTTCCTCGAGAAGGGGCTTGAATTAACTCCTCCTAGGCTGAAGCAGGCCATGATGCCGCGGGGCGCCGAGGCCATACCTAACCCCGTTGGCACTGCTCCCGGGATATGGGTGAGGGAGTGGCAATCCATAATAGTGGCCCTGCCAGGCGTCCCAGCCGAGATGCAGGGAATGTTTGAGGAACACGTGGAGCCGAGGTTAATGAGCATTGGACCTAGGCCTAGATTCGTTGAGGCGAGCTTCACAGTTAAGGGGGTGCCGGAGGCCGAGGCCGCACCAATAATAGAGAAGGCGATGAGGATGGGGAATAGGGTTTACATAAAGAGCCACCCAAAGGGGCATGAGATTGGCTCTCCATTTCTGGAGATACACGTATATGCCAGCTCCAGTAATGAGGAGGAGGCGCGGATGGAGGTGGAGAGGACCGTGAATTACTTGAGGAAGGAATTACGGAGAAGGGGAGGCGATGTTGAGTGA
- a CDS encoding 30S ribosomal protein S7 — MVRTLSDEPIRLFGKWTYEDVVIRDPGLRRYMCLKPMILPHTEGRNQKRRFGKERMPIVERLMNALLHPGKNAGKKHKVYGVVKRSFDIIYLATGKNPLQVLVDAVVNSAPREEVTRVIYGGIAYPVAVDVTPARRLDIAIRWLAQGARECAHNNPKPLEECLAEEIIAAAAGDLKSFAVKHRDDAERVAASAR; from the coding sequence ATAGTGAGGACTCTCAGCGATGAACCCATAAGGCTATTCGGGAAGTGGACGTATGAGGATGTGGTGATAAGGGATCCAGGCCTCAGGAGGTACATGTGCCTCAAGCCAATGATTCTCCCCCACACGGAGGGCAGGAACCAGAAGAGGAGGTTCGGGAAGGAGAGGATGCCCATCGTTGAGAGGCTTATGAATGCATTGCTTCACCCAGGCAAGAATGCTGGGAAGAAGCATAAGGTGTACGGCGTCGTGAAGAGGTCGTTCGACATAATTTACTTGGCGACGGGGAAGAATCCCCTCCAGGTCCTCGTTGATGCAGTCGTTAACTCCGCTCCGAGGGAGGAGGTTACGAGGGTCATTTATGGAGGAATCGCTTACCCCGTTGCCGTGGATGTAACGCCGGCAAGGAGGCTTGATATAGCTATTAGGTGGCTAGCGCAGGGCGCTAGGGAGTGCGCTCATAATAATCCCAAGCCCCTTGAGGAGTGCTTGGCCGAGGAAATAATTGCGGCGGCTGCGGGCGACTTGAAGAGCTTCGCCGTCAAGCATAGGGATGACGCCGAGAGAGTTGCGGCATCCGCCAGGTAA
- a CDS encoding peptidylprolyl isomerase has translation MVQKGDYILLEYTVTTKDDGKIVETTVEDVAKQANIYNPDEVYGPRLIVVGETKLFEPLEQAILAADEGGEVNVEVPPDKAFGERDQGKVKTLSIREFYKYGKIPKPGDVVEMDGQQARVISISSGRAILDFNHPLAGRTLIIRGKIVKKLATDEEKAKQIVKVYLPRVELSEIDVKVDKDSKVITVKLPPSTLFIDKVGTVKLRIAEDLAEKFGAEKIQFIDEITVKKEQPKEQQSQEPQQASEAGAQNA, from the coding sequence ATGGTTCAGAAGGGGGATTACATTCTCCTGGAGTACACAGTCACCACTAAAGATGATGGGAAAATAGTGGAGACCACGGTTGAGGACGTGGCGAAGCAGGCCAATATATATAATCCAGATGAGGTATATGGCCCCCGCCTAATAGTGGTCGGCGAAACCAAGCTATTCGAACCATTAGAGCAAGCAATATTAGCTGCTGATGAGGGCGGCGAAGTCAATGTGGAGGTTCCGCCCGATAAGGCGTTCGGCGAGAGGGATCAAGGCAAGGTCAAGACACTATCCATTAGGGAGTTCTATAAGTATGGGAAGATACCGAAGCCAGGCGATGTGGTTGAGATGGATGGGCAACAGGCAAGAGTGATAAGCATATCGAGCGGCAGGGCAATACTTGACTTCAATCACCCCCTGGCCGGCAGGACCTTAATTATACGGGGTAAAATAGTGAAGAAGCTGGCCACTGACGAGGAGAAGGCGAAGCAGATAGTTAAGGTTTACTTGCCGCGCGTGGAGTTAAGCGAGATCGATGTTAAGGTGGATAAGGACTCCAAGGTGATCACGGTTAAATTGCCTCCGAGCACCTTATTCATAGATAAGGTAGGCACCGTTAAGTTAAGGATAGCGGAGGATTTAGCGGAGAAGTTCGGGGCCGAGAAGATCCAATTCATTGATGAGATAACGGTGAAGAAGGAACAACCGAAGGAGCAGCAAAGCCAAGAGCCACAACAGGCAAGCGAGGCAGGTGCCCAGAATGCTTAA